The following coding sequences are from one Zalophus californianus isolate mZalCal1 chromosome 5, mZalCal1.pri.v2, whole genome shotgun sequence window:
- the LRRTM2 gene encoding leucine-rich repeat transmembrane neuronal protein 2, with product MGLHFKWPLGAPMLAAIYAMSMVLKMLPALGMACPPKCRCEKLLFYCDSQGFRSVPNTTDKGSLGLSLRHNHITELERDQFASFSQLTWLHLDHNQISTVKEDAFQGLYKLKELILSSNKIFYLPNTTFTQLINLQNLDLSFNQLSSLHPELFYGLRKLQTLHLRSNSLRTIPVRLFWDCRSLEFLDLSTNRLRSLARNGFAGLIKLRELHLEHNQLTKINFAHFLRLSSLHTLFLQWNKISNLTCGMEWTWGTLEKLDLTGNEIKAIDLTVFETMPNLKILLMDNNKLNSLDSKILNSLRSLTTVGLSGNLWECSPRICALASWLGSFQGRWEHSILCHSPDHTQGEDILDAVHGFQLCWNLSTTVTAMATTYRDPTTEYTKRISSSSYHVGDKEIPTTAGIAVTTEEHFPEPDNAIFTQRVITGTMALLFSFFFIIFIVFISRKCCPPTLRRIRQCSMIQNHRQLRSQTRLHMSNMSDQGPYNEYEPTHEGPFIIINGYGQCKCQQLPYKECEV from the exons ATGG GCTTACATTTCAAGTGGCCATTAGGGGCCCCTATGCTGGCAGCAATATATGCAATGAGTATGGTTTTAAAAATGCTGCCTGCCCTGGGTATGGCGTGTCCACCCAAATGCCGCTGCGAGAAGCTGCTCTTCTACTGCGACTCCCAGGGTTTCCGCTCAGTGCCAAACACCACAGACAAGGGCTCTCTGGGCCTGTCCCTGAGGCACAATCACATCACAGAGCTCGAAAGGGATCAATTTGCCAGCTTCAGTCAACTTACCTGGCTCCACTTAGACCACAATCAAATTTCAACAGTAAAAGAAGATGCTTTTCAAGGACTATATAAACTTAAGGAATTAATCTTAAGTtccaacaaaatattttacttgccAAACACAACTTTTACTCAACTGATTAACCTGCAAAATTTGGACCTGTCTTTTAATCAGCTGTCATCTCTGCACCCAGAGCTCTTCTACGGCCTTCGGAAGCTGCAGACCTTGCATTTACGGTCCAACTCCCTGCGGACTATCCCAGTACGTCTGTTCTGGGACTGTCGTAGTCTGGAGTTTCTGGATTTGAGCACAAACCGTTTGCGAAGTTTGGCTCGCAATGGATTTGCAGGATTAATCAAACTGAGAGAGCTTCACCTAGAGCACAACCAGCTGACGAAGATTAATTTTGCTCATTTCCTACGGCTAAGCAGTCTGCACACACTCTTCTTACAATGGAACAAAATTAGCAACTTGACATGTGGAATGGAGTGGACCTGGGGCACTTTAGAAAAACTAGACCTGACTGGAAATGAAATCAAAGCCATCGACCTGACAGTGTTTGAAACGATGCCTAACCTTAAAATTCTCCTCATGGATAACAACAAGTTAAATAGCCTTGATTCCAAGATCTTAAACTCCCTGAGATCCCTCACAACCGTCGGCCTCTCTGGCAATCTGTGGGAATGCAGCCCTCGAATATGTGCTTTGGCCTCCTGGCTGGGGAGTTTCCAAGGTCGGTGGGAACATTCCATCCTATGTCACAGCCCTGACCACACCCAAGGAGAGGATATACTAGATGCAGTCCACGGATTTCAGCTCTGCTGGAATTTATCAACCACTGTCACTGCCATGGCTACAACTTATAGAGATCCAACCACTGAATATACAAAAAGAATAAGCTCATCAAGTTACCATGTGGGAGACAAAGAAATCCCAACTACTGCAGGCATAGCAGTTACTACTGAGGAACATTTTCCTGAACCAGACAATGCCATCTTCACTCAGCGGGTAATTACAGGAACAATggctttattgttttctttcttttttattatttttatagtgttCATCTCCAGGAAGTGCTGCCCTCCCACTTTAAGAAGAATTAGGCAGTGCTCAATGATTCAGAACCACAGGCAGCTCCGATCCCAAACACGACTCCATATGTCAAACATGTCAGACCAAGGACCGTATAATGAATATGAACCCACCCATGAAGGACCCTTCATCATCATTAACGGTTATGGACAGTGCAAGTGTCAGCAGCTGCCATACAAAGAATGTGAAGTATAA